Proteins found in one Choristoneura fumiferana chromosome 16, NRCan_CFum_1, whole genome shotgun sequence genomic segment:
- the LOC141436410 gene encoding BRISC complex subunit FAM175B-like, whose amino-acid sequence MAYTEKVSLSGTALSFLLYECVNSVNCQEGFLIGDITSEITNHISDSQSDNARLDTQIVIRTVLPLPSVSLFYLPTGRIKEDELSKLLSNTANEIVGWYKYRKNSSIKPTFRDKLISKGLQKYFEKNHGRKNFATCILSSKTSSSSSTHTFTYRFGKINCFDMYEYIEDVTANLGEKLTGYRKPHRLAPNSTFNKIVKESNVQSNNTTEAILRIQEAVDVRLLKEARIAAKNECTIRELEAEIKQMNAILSDKQSEDLQVTYNKHLEEKFMIREAEMAEACVKALVTPSQLDISNVPSVLLNSNSIMDTDNLTSSKNEIERSPSPILVSGSVKQPKLNYAAALKNNAEPSTSKSSNYIEDLISFDVEETKNKVKKQVIIINDDGKHHVGDSSPEY is encoded by the exons ATGGCATACACCGAAAAAGTGTCACTCAGCGGCACAGCCTTATCCTTTTTGTTATACGAATGTGTAAATTCGGTGAATTGTCAG GAGGGGTTTCTTATAGGGGATATAACTTCTGAAATAACTAACCACATATCTGATTCACAAAGCGATAACGCTCGGCTTGACACTCAAATAGTCATCAGAACTGTCCTGCCCTTGCCCTCCGTATCCTTGTTTTATTTACCAACTGGGAGAATAAAAGAAGATGAACTTTCAAAGTTACTTTCAAATACTGCAAATGAAATTGTTGGTTGGTATAAATATCGCAAAAATAGTTCAATTAAGCCTACATTCAGGGACAAGTTAATATCTAAAGGTTTACAGAAgtattttgagaaaaatcaTGGGAGGAAAAATTTTGCTACCTGCATTCTGTCTAGTAAGACTTCTTCCTCATCCTCGACGCACACATTCACATACAGATTTGGTAAGATCAACTGCTTTGACATGTATGAGTATATTGAAGATGTGACAGCAAACCTTGGTGAGAAGTTGACGGGATACCGGAAGCCTCATAGACTGGCTCCTAATAGCACCTTTAATAAAATAGTTAAGGAATCTAATGTTCAAAGTAATAACACAACTGAAGCAATTCTGCGGATCCAAGAAGCAGTTGATGTAAGACTGTTGAAGGAAGCTAGAATAGCAGCCAAAAATGAGTGCACAATCAGGGAGCTGGAAGCTGAAATCAAACAAATGAATGCAATTTTATCTGACAAGCAATCTGAGGACCTACAAGTAACATACAACAAACATCTTGAAGAGAAATTCATGATCAGAGAAGCGGAAATGGCAGAAGCCTGTGTTAAAGCTTTGGTTACCCCTTCCCAATTGGACATTTCAAATGTTCCAAGTGTGCTACTCAATAGTAATAGCATAATGGATACAGATAATTTGACTTCATCTAAGAATGAAATCGAAAGAAGTCCAAGTCCCATATTGGTGTCGGGTTCAGTGAAACAACCTAAATTGAACTATGCAGCAGCATTGAAAAATAATGCTGAGCCATCAACAAGT AAATCCAGCAATTACATAGAGGACCTCATAAGTTTTGATGtagaagaaacaaaaaataaagttaagaaACAGGTTATCATAATCAATGATGATGGGAAACATCATGTTGGTGACAGCTCCCCTGAGTACTGA